A genome region from Gadus chalcogrammus isolate NIFS_2021 chromosome 5, NIFS_Gcha_1.0, whole genome shotgun sequence includes the following:
- the loxl3b gene encoding lysyl oxidase homolog 3B isoform X1 produces the protein MPPHSQRPSPATLLLVLWLSASTLAQTTPRTRTTPTPPPVTTPRTRTTPTPPPVTTPRTRTTPTPPPVTTPPAPTPAKPSPSAAHGDRLKFRLVGYPRKHNEGRIEVFYQGEWGTICDDDFSLANAQVLCRQLGFVSATGWAHSAKYGKGQGKIWLDNVLCNGGEKSIDACKSRGWGSSDCTHDEDAGVVCKDERIPGFVDSNVIDAHVDENKVEEVRLRVVVGGAKRRMPVTEGVLEVKHKDSWTQVCDLGWTPKNTRVVCGMLGFPHERKVNKKFYKTIIKRAAVKVSKPKVNGTASARQPTKAKANAKANTKSKPSVSGKRLSLERQKHHFLVHSVACTGTEVHLAACPLEFSRPNATACPGGMPAVVSCMPGPLFTLHSNAKKKLKISANVRLKGGARVGEGRVEVLKNSQWGTVCDDRWSLQSASVVCRELGFGSAKEALTGARMGQGMGPIHMNEVRCTGLERSLWACPFKNVTKEDCSHTEDAAVRCHVPYMGLENSIRLTGGRTRYEGRVEVLGPGPNRTHSWGLICGESWGSKEVTVACRQLGLGYANQGLKETWYWDSSNVTEMVMSGVKCTGAEMSLSQCQHHKVLNCQKTAAKFAAGVICSESASDLVLNAPVVQETVYIEDRPLHMLYCAAEENCLSKTAASANWPYGHRRLLRFSSQIHNIGRSDFRPKAGRHSWVWHACHGHYHSMDVFTHYDLLTSNGTKVAEGHKASFCLEDSECYEGISKRYECANFGEQGVTVGCWDLYRHDIDCQWIDITDVKPGNYILQIVINPNFEVAESDFTNNAMKCNCKYDGHRIWLHNCHTGDAFSEEAERLFEKYPGQLNNHIS, from the exons ATGCCCCCCCACAGCCAGCGGCCGTCCCCCGCCACCCTCCTGTTGGTGCTGTGGCTGTCCGCCTCCACCCTCGCCCAGACCAcgcccaggaccaggaccacgcCCACGCCCCCGCCGGTGACCAcgcccaggaccaggaccacgcCCACGCCCCCGCCGGTGACCAcgcccaggaccaggaccactcCCACGCCCCCGCCGGTGACCACGCCCCCGGCCCCCACCCCGGCCAAGCCCTCCCCCTCGGCGGCCCACGGCGACCGCCTCAAGTTCCGCCTGGTGGGGTACCCCCGCAAGCACAACGAGGGGCGCATCGAGGTCTTCTACCAGGGCGAGTGGGGCACCATCTGTGACGACGACTTCTCCCTGGCCAACGCCCAGGTGCTGTGCCGCCAGCTGGGCTTCGTGTCCGCCACGGGGTGGGCCCACAGCGCCAAGTACGGCAAGGGCCAAG GGAAGATCTGGCTGGACAACGTGCTGTGCAACGGCGGCGAGAAGAGCATCGACGCCTGCAAGTCTCGCGGCTGGGGCAGCAGCGACTGCACCCACGACGAGGACGCCGGCGTGGTCTGCAAGGACGAGAGGATCCCCGGCTTCGTGGACTCCAACGTCATCGAC GCCCACGTGGACGAGaacaaggtggaggaggtgcggcTGCGAGTGGTGGTGGGCGGAGCCAAAAGGAGGATGCCCGTGACGGAGGGCGTGCTCGAGGTGAAGCACAAGGACAGCTGGACCCAGGTCTGCGACCTGGGCTGGACCCCCAAGAACACACGGGTGGTGTGCGGGATGCTGGGGTTCCCCCACGAGCGGAAGGTCAACAAGAAGTTCTACAA AACGATCATAAAGAGGGCAGCGGTGAAAGTCTCCAAGCCAAAGGTTAACGGGACGGCCAGTGCAAG GCAACCAACCAAAGCTAAAGCTAACGCCAAAGCTAACACTAAATCTAAACCCAGCGTCTCTGGCAAAAG GCTGTCCCTGGAGCGGCAGAAGCACCACTTCCTGGTGCACTCGGTGGCGTGCACGGGCACGGAGGTGCACCTGGCCGCCTGCCCACTGGAGTTCAGCCGGCCCAACGCCACGGCCTGCCCGGGGGGCATGCCCGCCGTGGTCAGCTGCATGCCCGGGCCGCTCTTCACCCTCCACAGCAACGCCAAGAAGAAGCTCAAGATCTCG GCCAACGTGCGGCTGAAGGGGGGGGCCCGGGTGGGGGAGGGCCGCGTGGAGGTCCTGAAGAACAGCCAGTGGGGGACGGTGTGCGACGACCGCTGGAGCCTGCAGTCGGCCAGCGTGGTGTGCAGGGAGCTGGGCTTCGGCAGTGCCAAGGAGGCCCTCACGGGGGCCCGCATGGGACAAG gcatggGCCCCATCCACATGAACGAGGTGCGCTGCACTGGCCTGGAGCGCAGCCTGTGGGCGTGTCCCTTTAAGAACGTCACCAAGGAGGACTGCAGCCACACGGAGGACGCGGCCGTGCGCTGCCACGTGCCCTACATGGGCCTGGAGAACTCG ATCCGCCTGACGGGAGGACGCACGCGGTACGAGGGCCGTGTGGAGGTCCTGGGCCCCGGGCCCAACCGGACCCACAGCTGGGGCTTGATCTGCGGGGAGAGCTGGGGCAGCAAGGAGGTCACTGTGGCCTGCAGGCAGCTAGGCCTGGGCTACGCTAACCAGGGCCTGAAA GAAACGTGGTACTGGGACAGCAGCAACGTGACGGAGATGGTGATGAGCGGGGTGAAGTGCACGGGGGCGGAGATGTCGCTGAGCCAGTGTCAGCACCACAAGGTCCTCAACTGCCAGAAGACCGCCGCCAAGTTCGCTGCTGGGGTTATCTGCTCCGAGT CGGCCTCGGACCTGGTCCTGAACGCGCCAGTGGTCCAGGAGACGGTCTACATCGAGGACCGCCCGCTCCACATGCTGTACTGCGCCGCCGAGGAGAACTGCCTGTCCAAGACGGCGGCCAGCGCCAACTGGCCCTACGGCCACCGCCGCCTGCTGCGCTTCTCCTCCCAGATACACAACATCGGCCGCTCCGACTTCAGGCCCAAGGCCGGACGCCACTCCTGGGTCTGGCACGCCTGCCACGG CCACTACCACAGCATGGACGTCTTCACCCACTATGACCTGCTCACCTCCAATGGTACCAAGGTGGCCGAGGGACACAAGGCCAGCTTCTGTCTGGAGGACAGCGAATGCTATGAAG GGATCTCCAAACGCTACGAGTGCGCCAACTTCGGGGAGCAGGGCGTGACGGTGGGCTGCTGGGATCTGTACCGCCACGACATCGACTGCCAGTGGATCGACATCACAGACGTCAAGCCAGGGAACTACATCCTGCAA ATCGTCATCAATCCAAACTTCGAGGTGGCGGAGAGCGACTTCACCAACAACGCCATGAAGTGTAACTGTAAATACGACGGCCATCGTATCTGGCTGCACAACTGTCACACCG GTGATGCCTTCAGCGAAGAGGCGGAGCGTCTGTTTGAGAAGTACCCGGGTCAGCTCAACAACCACATCTCTTAA
- the loxl3b gene encoding lysyl oxidase homolog 3B isoform X2 — protein MPPHSQRPSPATLLLVLWLSASTLAQTTPRTRTTPTPPPVTTPRTRTTPTPPPVTTPRTRTTPTPPPVTTPPAPTPAKPSPSAAHGDRLKFRLVGYPRKHNEGRIEVFYQGEWGTICDDDFSLANAQVLCRQLGFVSATGWAHSAKYGKGQGKIWLDNVLCNGGEKSIDACKSRGWGSSDCTHDEDAGVVCKDERIPGFVDSNVIDAHVDENKVEEVRLRVVVGGAKRRMPVTEGVLEVKHKDSWTQVCDLGWTPKNTRVVCGMLGFPHERKVNKKFYKTIIKRAAVKVSKPKVNGTASARQPTKAKANAKANTKSKPSVSGKRLSLERQKHHFLVHSVACTGTEVHLAACPLEFSRPNATACPGGMPAVVSCMPGPLFTLHSNAKKKLKISANVRLKGGARVGEGRVEVLKNSQWGTVCDDRWSLQSASVVCRELGFGSAKEALTGARMGQGMGPIHMNEVRCTGLERSLWACPFKNVTKEDCSHTEDAAVRCHVPYMGLENSVRIVGGRTNYEGRVEVEVGPRWGTVCSAGWTTKEAMVVCRQLGLGYSMHAVSETWYWDSSNVTEMVMSGVKCTGAEMSLSQCQHHKVLNCQKTAAKFAAGVICSESASDLVLNAPVVQETVYIEDRPLHMLYCAAEENCLSKTAASANWPYGHRRLLRFSSQIHNIGRSDFRPKAGRHSWVWHACHGHYHSMDVFTHYDLLTSNGTKVAEGHKASFCLEDSECYEGISKRYECANFGEQGVTVGCWDLYRHDIDCQWIDITDVKPGNYILQIVINPNFEVAESDFTNNAMKCNCKYDGHRIWLHNCHTGDAFSEEAERLFEKYPGQLNNHIS, from the exons ATGCCCCCCCACAGCCAGCGGCCGTCCCCCGCCACCCTCCTGTTGGTGCTGTGGCTGTCCGCCTCCACCCTCGCCCAGACCAcgcccaggaccaggaccacgcCCACGCCCCCGCCGGTGACCAcgcccaggaccaggaccacgcCCACGCCCCCGCCGGTGACCAcgcccaggaccaggaccactcCCACGCCCCCGCCGGTGACCACGCCCCCGGCCCCCACCCCGGCCAAGCCCTCCCCCTCGGCGGCCCACGGCGACCGCCTCAAGTTCCGCCTGGTGGGGTACCCCCGCAAGCACAACGAGGGGCGCATCGAGGTCTTCTACCAGGGCGAGTGGGGCACCATCTGTGACGACGACTTCTCCCTGGCCAACGCCCAGGTGCTGTGCCGCCAGCTGGGCTTCGTGTCCGCCACGGGGTGGGCCCACAGCGCCAAGTACGGCAAGGGCCAAG GGAAGATCTGGCTGGACAACGTGCTGTGCAACGGCGGCGAGAAGAGCATCGACGCCTGCAAGTCTCGCGGCTGGGGCAGCAGCGACTGCACCCACGACGAGGACGCCGGCGTGGTCTGCAAGGACGAGAGGATCCCCGGCTTCGTGGACTCCAACGTCATCGAC GCCCACGTGGACGAGaacaaggtggaggaggtgcggcTGCGAGTGGTGGTGGGCGGAGCCAAAAGGAGGATGCCCGTGACGGAGGGCGTGCTCGAGGTGAAGCACAAGGACAGCTGGACCCAGGTCTGCGACCTGGGCTGGACCCCCAAGAACACACGGGTGGTGTGCGGGATGCTGGGGTTCCCCCACGAGCGGAAGGTCAACAAGAAGTTCTACAA AACGATCATAAAGAGGGCAGCGGTGAAAGTCTCCAAGCCAAAGGTTAACGGGACGGCCAGTGCAAG GCAACCAACCAAAGCTAAAGCTAACGCCAAAGCTAACACTAAATCTAAACCCAGCGTCTCTGGCAAAAG GCTGTCCCTGGAGCGGCAGAAGCACCACTTCCTGGTGCACTCGGTGGCGTGCACGGGCACGGAGGTGCACCTGGCCGCCTGCCCACTGGAGTTCAGCCGGCCCAACGCCACGGCCTGCCCGGGGGGCATGCCCGCCGTGGTCAGCTGCATGCCCGGGCCGCTCTTCACCCTCCACAGCAACGCCAAGAAGAAGCTCAAGATCTCG GCCAACGTGCGGCTGAAGGGGGGGGCCCGGGTGGGGGAGGGCCGCGTGGAGGTCCTGAAGAACAGCCAGTGGGGGACGGTGTGCGACGACCGCTGGAGCCTGCAGTCGGCCAGCGTGGTGTGCAGGGAGCTGGGCTTCGGCAGTGCCAAGGAGGCCCTCACGGGGGCCCGCATGGGACAAG gcatggGCCCCATCCACATGAACGAGGTGCGCTGCACTGGCCTGGAGCGCAGCCTGTGGGCGTGTCCCTTTAAGAACGTCACCAAGGAGGACTGCAGCCACACGGAGGACGCGGCCGTGCGCTGCCACGTGCCCTACATGGGCCTGGAGAACTCG GTGCGGATTGTGGGCGGGCGGACGAATTATGAGGGCCGTGTGGAGGTAGAGGTGGGCCCGCGGTGGGGGACAGTGTGCAGCGCGGGCTGGACCACCAAGGAGGCCATGGTGGTGTGCAGGCAGCTAGGCCTGGGCTACTCCATGCACGCCGTCTCT GAAACGTGGTACTGGGACAGCAGCAACGTGACGGAGATGGTGATGAGCGGGGTGAAGTGCACGGGGGCGGAGATGTCGCTGAGCCAGTGTCAGCACCACAAGGTCCTCAACTGCCAGAAGACCGCCGCCAAGTTCGCTGCTGGGGTTATCTGCTCCGAGT CGGCCTCGGACCTGGTCCTGAACGCGCCAGTGGTCCAGGAGACGGTCTACATCGAGGACCGCCCGCTCCACATGCTGTACTGCGCCGCCGAGGAGAACTGCCTGTCCAAGACGGCGGCCAGCGCCAACTGGCCCTACGGCCACCGCCGCCTGCTGCGCTTCTCCTCCCAGATACACAACATCGGCCGCTCCGACTTCAGGCCCAAGGCCGGACGCCACTCCTGGGTCTGGCACGCCTGCCACGG CCACTACCACAGCATGGACGTCTTCACCCACTATGACCTGCTCACCTCCAATGGTACCAAGGTGGCCGAGGGACACAAGGCCAGCTTCTGTCTGGAGGACAGCGAATGCTATGAAG GGATCTCCAAACGCTACGAGTGCGCCAACTTCGGGGAGCAGGGCGTGACGGTGGGCTGCTGGGATCTGTACCGCCACGACATCGACTGCCAGTGGATCGACATCACAGACGTCAAGCCAGGGAACTACATCCTGCAA ATCGTCATCAATCCAAACTTCGAGGTGGCGGAGAGCGACTTCACCAACAACGCCATGAAGTGTAACTGTAAATACGACGGCCATCGTATCTGGCTGCACAACTGTCACACCG GTGATGCCTTCAGCGAAGAGGCGGAGCGTCTGTTTGAGAAGTACCCGGGTCAGCTCAACAACCACATCTCTTAA
- the loxl3b gene encoding lysyl oxidase homolog 3B isoform X3: protein MPPHSQRPSPATLLLVLWLSASTLAQTTPRTRTTPTPPPVTTPRTRTTPTPPPVTTPRTRTTPTPPPVTTPPAPTPAKPSPSAAHGDRLKFRLVGYPRKHNEGRIEVFYQGEWGTICDDDFSLANAQVLCRQLGFVSATGWAHSAKYGKGQGKIWLDNVLCNGGEKSIDACKSRGWGSSDCTHDEDAGVVCKDERIPGFVDSNVIDAHVDENKVEEVRLRVVVGGAKRRMPVTEGVLEVKHKDSWTQVCDLGWTPKNTRVVCGMLGFPHERKVNKKFYKTIIKRAAVKVSKPKVNGTASARLSLERQKHHFLVHSVACTGTEVHLAACPLEFSRPNATACPGGMPAVVSCMPGPLFTLHSNAKKKLKISANVRLKGGARVGEGRVEVLKNSQWGTVCDDRWSLQSASVVCRELGFGSAKEALTGARMGQGMGPIHMNEVRCTGLERSLWACPFKNVTKEDCSHTEDAAVRCHVPYMGLENSIRLTGGRTRYEGRVEVLGPGPNRTHSWGLICGESWGSKEVTVACRQLGLGYANQGLKETWYWDSSNVTEMVMSGVKCTGAEMSLSQCQHHKVLNCQKTAAKFAAGVICSESASDLVLNAPVVQETVYIEDRPLHMLYCAAEENCLSKTAASANWPYGHRRLLRFSSQIHNIGRSDFRPKAGRHSWVWHACHGHYHSMDVFTHYDLLTSNGTKVAEGHKASFCLEDSECYEGISKRYECANFGEQGVTVGCWDLYRHDIDCQWIDITDVKPGNYILQIVINPNFEVAESDFTNNAMKCNCKYDGHRIWLHNCHTGDAFSEEAERLFEKYPGQLNNHIS, encoded by the exons ATGCCCCCCCACAGCCAGCGGCCGTCCCCCGCCACCCTCCTGTTGGTGCTGTGGCTGTCCGCCTCCACCCTCGCCCAGACCAcgcccaggaccaggaccacgcCCACGCCCCCGCCGGTGACCAcgcccaggaccaggaccacgcCCACGCCCCCGCCGGTGACCAcgcccaggaccaggaccactcCCACGCCCCCGCCGGTGACCACGCCCCCGGCCCCCACCCCGGCCAAGCCCTCCCCCTCGGCGGCCCACGGCGACCGCCTCAAGTTCCGCCTGGTGGGGTACCCCCGCAAGCACAACGAGGGGCGCATCGAGGTCTTCTACCAGGGCGAGTGGGGCACCATCTGTGACGACGACTTCTCCCTGGCCAACGCCCAGGTGCTGTGCCGCCAGCTGGGCTTCGTGTCCGCCACGGGGTGGGCCCACAGCGCCAAGTACGGCAAGGGCCAAG GGAAGATCTGGCTGGACAACGTGCTGTGCAACGGCGGCGAGAAGAGCATCGACGCCTGCAAGTCTCGCGGCTGGGGCAGCAGCGACTGCACCCACGACGAGGACGCCGGCGTGGTCTGCAAGGACGAGAGGATCCCCGGCTTCGTGGACTCCAACGTCATCGAC GCCCACGTGGACGAGaacaaggtggaggaggtgcggcTGCGAGTGGTGGTGGGCGGAGCCAAAAGGAGGATGCCCGTGACGGAGGGCGTGCTCGAGGTGAAGCACAAGGACAGCTGGACCCAGGTCTGCGACCTGGGCTGGACCCCCAAGAACACACGGGTGGTGTGCGGGATGCTGGGGTTCCCCCACGAGCGGAAGGTCAACAAGAAGTTCTACAA AACGATCATAAAGAGGGCAGCGGTGAAAGTCTCCAAGCCAAAGGTTAACGGGACGGCCAGTGCAAG GCTGTCCCTGGAGCGGCAGAAGCACCACTTCCTGGTGCACTCGGTGGCGTGCACGGGCACGGAGGTGCACCTGGCCGCCTGCCCACTGGAGTTCAGCCGGCCCAACGCCACGGCCTGCCCGGGGGGCATGCCCGCCGTGGTCAGCTGCATGCCCGGGCCGCTCTTCACCCTCCACAGCAACGCCAAGAAGAAGCTCAAGATCTCG GCCAACGTGCGGCTGAAGGGGGGGGCCCGGGTGGGGGAGGGCCGCGTGGAGGTCCTGAAGAACAGCCAGTGGGGGACGGTGTGCGACGACCGCTGGAGCCTGCAGTCGGCCAGCGTGGTGTGCAGGGAGCTGGGCTTCGGCAGTGCCAAGGAGGCCCTCACGGGGGCCCGCATGGGACAAG gcatggGCCCCATCCACATGAACGAGGTGCGCTGCACTGGCCTGGAGCGCAGCCTGTGGGCGTGTCCCTTTAAGAACGTCACCAAGGAGGACTGCAGCCACACGGAGGACGCGGCCGTGCGCTGCCACGTGCCCTACATGGGCCTGGAGAACTCG ATCCGCCTGACGGGAGGACGCACGCGGTACGAGGGCCGTGTGGAGGTCCTGGGCCCCGGGCCCAACCGGACCCACAGCTGGGGCTTGATCTGCGGGGAGAGCTGGGGCAGCAAGGAGGTCACTGTGGCCTGCAGGCAGCTAGGCCTGGGCTACGCTAACCAGGGCCTGAAA GAAACGTGGTACTGGGACAGCAGCAACGTGACGGAGATGGTGATGAGCGGGGTGAAGTGCACGGGGGCGGAGATGTCGCTGAGCCAGTGTCAGCACCACAAGGTCCTCAACTGCCAGAAGACCGCCGCCAAGTTCGCTGCTGGGGTTATCTGCTCCGAGT CGGCCTCGGACCTGGTCCTGAACGCGCCAGTGGTCCAGGAGACGGTCTACATCGAGGACCGCCCGCTCCACATGCTGTACTGCGCCGCCGAGGAGAACTGCCTGTCCAAGACGGCGGCCAGCGCCAACTGGCCCTACGGCCACCGCCGCCTGCTGCGCTTCTCCTCCCAGATACACAACATCGGCCGCTCCGACTTCAGGCCCAAGGCCGGACGCCACTCCTGGGTCTGGCACGCCTGCCACGG CCACTACCACAGCATGGACGTCTTCACCCACTATGACCTGCTCACCTCCAATGGTACCAAGGTGGCCGAGGGACACAAGGCCAGCTTCTGTCTGGAGGACAGCGAATGCTATGAAG GGATCTCCAAACGCTACGAGTGCGCCAACTTCGGGGAGCAGGGCGTGACGGTGGGCTGCTGGGATCTGTACCGCCACGACATCGACTGCCAGTGGATCGACATCACAGACGTCAAGCCAGGGAACTACATCCTGCAA ATCGTCATCAATCCAAACTTCGAGGTGGCGGAGAGCGACTTCACCAACAACGCCATGAAGTGTAACTGTAAATACGACGGCCATCGTATCTGGCTGCACAACTGTCACACCG GTGATGCCTTCAGCGAAGAGGCGGAGCGTCTGTTTGAGAAGTACCCGGGTCAGCTCAACAACCACATCTCTTAA
- the loxl3b gene encoding lysyl oxidase homolog 3B isoform X5, whose product MPPHSQRPSPATLLLVLWLSASTLAQTTPRTRTTPTPPPVTTPRTRTTPTPPPVTTPRTRTTPTPPPVTTPPAPTPAKPSPSAAHGDRLKFRLVGYPRKHNEGRIEVFYQGEWGTICDDDFSLANAQVLCRQLGFVSATGWAHSAKYGKGQGKIWLDNVLCNGGEKSIDACKSRGWGSSDCTHDEDAGVVCKDERIPGFVDSNVIDAHVDENKVEEVRLRVVVGGAKRRMPVTEGVLEVKHKDSWTQVCDLGWTPKNTRVVCGMLGFPHERKVNKKFYKLSLERQKHHFLVHSVACTGTEVHLAACPLEFSRPNATACPGGMPAVVSCMPGPLFTLHSNAKKKLKISANVRLKGGARVGEGRVEVLKNSQWGTVCDDRWSLQSASVVCRELGFGSAKEALTGARMGQGMGPIHMNEVRCTGLERSLWACPFKNVTKEDCSHTEDAAVRCHVPYMGLENSIRLTGGRTRYEGRVEVLGPGPNRTHSWGLICGESWGSKEVTVACRQLGLGYANQGLKVRIVGGRTNYEGRVEVEVGPRWGTVCSAGWTTKEAMVVCRQLGLGYSMHAVSETWYWDSSNVTEMVMSGVKCTGAEMSLSQCQHHKVLNCQKTAAKFAAGVICSESASDLVLNAPVVQETVYIEDRPLHMLYCAAEENCLSKTAASANWPYGHRRLLRFSSQIHNIGRSDFRPKAGRHSWVWHACHGHYHSMDVFTHYDLLTSNGTKVAEGHKASFCLEDSECYEGISKRYECANFGEQGVTVGCWDLYRHDIDCQWIDITDVKPGNYILQIVINPNFEVAESDFTNNAMKCNCKYDGHRIWLHNCHTGDAFSEEAERLFEKYPGQLNNHIS is encoded by the exons ATGCCCCCCCACAGCCAGCGGCCGTCCCCCGCCACCCTCCTGTTGGTGCTGTGGCTGTCCGCCTCCACCCTCGCCCAGACCAcgcccaggaccaggaccacgcCCACGCCCCCGCCGGTGACCAcgcccaggaccaggaccacgcCCACGCCCCCGCCGGTGACCAcgcccaggaccaggaccactcCCACGCCCCCGCCGGTGACCACGCCCCCGGCCCCCACCCCGGCCAAGCCCTCCCCCTCGGCGGCCCACGGCGACCGCCTCAAGTTCCGCCTGGTGGGGTACCCCCGCAAGCACAACGAGGGGCGCATCGAGGTCTTCTACCAGGGCGAGTGGGGCACCATCTGTGACGACGACTTCTCCCTGGCCAACGCCCAGGTGCTGTGCCGCCAGCTGGGCTTCGTGTCCGCCACGGGGTGGGCCCACAGCGCCAAGTACGGCAAGGGCCAAG GGAAGATCTGGCTGGACAACGTGCTGTGCAACGGCGGCGAGAAGAGCATCGACGCCTGCAAGTCTCGCGGCTGGGGCAGCAGCGACTGCACCCACGACGAGGACGCCGGCGTGGTCTGCAAGGACGAGAGGATCCCCGGCTTCGTGGACTCCAACGTCATCGAC GCCCACGTGGACGAGaacaaggtggaggaggtgcggcTGCGAGTGGTGGTGGGCGGAGCCAAAAGGAGGATGCCCGTGACGGAGGGCGTGCTCGAGGTGAAGCACAAGGACAGCTGGACCCAGGTCTGCGACCTGGGCTGGACCCCCAAGAACACACGGGTGGTGTGCGGGATGCTGGGGTTCCCCCACGAGCGGAAGGTCAACAAGAAGTTCTACAA GCTGTCCCTGGAGCGGCAGAAGCACCACTTCCTGGTGCACTCGGTGGCGTGCACGGGCACGGAGGTGCACCTGGCCGCCTGCCCACTGGAGTTCAGCCGGCCCAACGCCACGGCCTGCCCGGGGGGCATGCCCGCCGTGGTCAGCTGCATGCCCGGGCCGCTCTTCACCCTCCACAGCAACGCCAAGAAGAAGCTCAAGATCTCG GCCAACGTGCGGCTGAAGGGGGGGGCCCGGGTGGGGGAGGGCCGCGTGGAGGTCCTGAAGAACAGCCAGTGGGGGACGGTGTGCGACGACCGCTGGAGCCTGCAGTCGGCCAGCGTGGTGTGCAGGGAGCTGGGCTTCGGCAGTGCCAAGGAGGCCCTCACGGGGGCCCGCATGGGACAAG gcatggGCCCCATCCACATGAACGAGGTGCGCTGCACTGGCCTGGAGCGCAGCCTGTGGGCGTGTCCCTTTAAGAACGTCACCAAGGAGGACTGCAGCCACACGGAGGACGCGGCCGTGCGCTGCCACGTGCCCTACATGGGCCTGGAGAACTCG ATCCGCCTGACGGGAGGACGCACGCGGTACGAGGGCCGTGTGGAGGTCCTGGGCCCCGGGCCCAACCGGACCCACAGCTGGGGCTTGATCTGCGGGGAGAGCTGGGGCAGCAAGGAGGTCACTGTGGCCTGCAGGCAGCTAGGCCTGGGCTACGCTAACCAGGGCCTGAAA GTGCGGATTGTGGGCGGGCGGACGAATTATGAGGGCCGTGTGGAGGTAGAGGTGGGCCCGCGGTGGGGGACAGTGTGCAGCGCGGGCTGGACCACCAAGGAGGCCATGGTGGTGTGCAGGCAGCTAGGCCTGGGCTACTCCATGCACGCCGTCTCT GAAACGTGGTACTGGGACAGCAGCAACGTGACGGAGATGGTGATGAGCGGGGTGAAGTGCACGGGGGCGGAGATGTCGCTGAGCCAGTGTCAGCACCACAAGGTCCTCAACTGCCAGAAGACCGCCGCCAAGTTCGCTGCTGGGGTTATCTGCTCCGAGT CGGCCTCGGACCTGGTCCTGAACGCGCCAGTGGTCCAGGAGACGGTCTACATCGAGGACCGCCCGCTCCACATGCTGTACTGCGCCGCCGAGGAGAACTGCCTGTCCAAGACGGCGGCCAGCGCCAACTGGCCCTACGGCCACCGCCGCCTGCTGCGCTTCTCCTCCCAGATACACAACATCGGCCGCTCCGACTTCAGGCCCAAGGCCGGACGCCACTCCTGGGTCTGGCACGCCTGCCACGG CCACTACCACAGCATGGACGTCTTCACCCACTATGACCTGCTCACCTCCAATGGTACCAAGGTGGCCGAGGGACACAAGGCCAGCTTCTGTCTGGAGGACAGCGAATGCTATGAAG GGATCTCCAAACGCTACGAGTGCGCCAACTTCGGGGAGCAGGGCGTGACGGTGGGCTGCTGGGATCTGTACCGCCACGACATCGACTGCCAGTGGATCGACATCACAGACGTCAAGCCAGGGAACTACATCCTGCAA ATCGTCATCAATCCAAACTTCGAGGTGGCGGAGAGCGACTTCACCAACAACGCCATGAAGTGTAACTGTAAATACGACGGCCATCGTATCTGGCTGCACAACTGTCACACCG GTGATGCCTTCAGCGAAGAGGCGGAGCGTCTGTTTGAGAAGTACCCGGGTCAGCTCAACAACCACATCTCTTAA